A genomic stretch from Limnobacter thiooxidans includes:
- a CDS encoding coniferyl aldehyde dehydrogenase produces MNAPSKAHGQELTAAELKATLESLKQACRINPFPEWEQRKAWLLALSDMIYDNKLRFAEAISADFGYRSQNDTLLAEVFPSLEGIRHAVKYGKSWMKPRNHGASIWFKPASTRLMPQPLGVVGVIVPWNYPLFLTIGPMIAALTAGNRVFIKMSEYTPRFSALMDELLSKTLGRDLVQVINGGPEVAAEFSRLPFDHLLFTGSTPVGKMVMKAASENLVPVTLELGGKSPVIITAPTVANRGRFENAIARTLSGKSINAGQTCIAPDYLMVPEGCEEELISHAKAIIARRFPDGILSKDFTGIVSDRHAARLQRLLDEAAEQGARIVTLMKTAEGAGRKVPMTLVFNAKPDSMLMKEEIFGPVLPVVTYKRLDDALDYINERPRPLSLYLFDDESKTQDLVMKQTIAGGVCLNETLFHIAQEHLPFGGVGDSGMGHYHGKFGFDTMTKLKPIFKQNRFHVMEMLSPPYDNKMFAFMTKLLTRKV; encoded by the coding sequence ATGAATGCCCCATCCAAAGCACACGGACAAGAATTAACAGCAGCAGAACTCAAAGCAACTTTGGAATCACTGAAACAGGCCTGTCGAATCAATCCATTTCCGGAGTGGGAACAGCGAAAAGCATGGCTTTTGGCGCTGAGCGACATGATCTACGACAACAAACTGCGTTTTGCGGAAGCTATTTCTGCCGACTTTGGTTACCGGTCACAAAATGATACGTTGCTGGCCGAGGTGTTTCCCTCTCTGGAAGGAATTCGCCACGCGGTGAAGTATGGCAAAAGCTGGATGAAGCCGCGCAATCATGGCGCGAGTATCTGGTTCAAACCAGCCAGCACCCGTCTGATGCCGCAGCCTTTGGGTGTGGTTGGCGTGATCGTTCCCTGGAACTACCCCCTGTTTTTGACCATCGGCCCCATGATTGCAGCGCTAACAGCGGGCAACCGTGTGTTCATCAAGATGAGTGAATACACCCCCCGCTTCAGCGCCTTGATGGATGAACTGCTCAGCAAAACCCTGGGCCGTGACCTGGTACAGGTCATTAATGGCGGTCCTGAAGTGGCTGCTGAATTCTCACGCCTTCCCTTTGATCACCTGCTATTCACGGGTTCCACGCCGGTTGGCAAGATGGTCATGAAAGCGGCCAGTGAAAACCTGGTGCCCGTTACGCTTGAACTGGGCGGAAAAAGCCCCGTAATCATCACGGCACCCACGGTGGCGAACCGGGGCCGATTCGAAAACGCGATTGCCCGTACGCTGTCAGGCAAGTCGATCAACGCCGGCCAGACCTGTATCGCACCCGACTACCTGATGGTTCCGGAAGGCTGTGAAGAAGAACTGATTTCACACGCCAAGGCAATTATTGCCAGACGCTTCCCGGATGGCATTTTGTCCAAAGACTTCACTGGAATTGTGTCGGATCGCCATGCTGCACGCTTGCAGCGCTTGCTGGATGAAGCAGCGGAACAAGGCGCTCGCATTGTGACACTGATGAAAACAGCTGAAGGCGCTGGCCGCAAGGTGCCCATGACGCTGGTGTTCAACGCAAAACCCGACTCCATGCTGATGAAGGAAGAAATTTTCGGCCCGGTACTGCCAGTTGTGACCTACAAGCGACTGGACGATGCACTGGATTACATCAATGAAAGGCCGCGTCCCTTGTCCCTGTATTTGTTCGATGACGAATCGAAGACACAAGACCTGGTCATGAAACAAACGATCGCAGGTGGAGTTTGCTTGAACGAGACCCTGTTCCACATCGCGCAGGAACACTTGCCATTTGGCGGGGTGGGCGATTCTGGCATGGGCCATTACCACGGCAAGTTTGGTTTCGACACCATGACGAAACTCAAGCCCATATTCAAACAGAACCGTTTCCACGTGATGGAAATGTTGTCACCCCCCTATGACAACAAGATGTTTGCATTCATGACCAAACTGCTGACCCGCAAGGTATAA